The nucleotide sequence ACAAAAAAACGATTGTGCTTCCGGAGTCAATGGATCGGCGTACTTTTGAGGCTGCTGCCGTTGTTTTAAAAGAAGGAATTGCCAATCTGGTTATTATCGGAAATTCAGAAGAGGTAGAGGCCAACAGCAAGGGACTGGATATTGCAGGCGCTACCATTATTGATCCGGCTACTTATGAAAAGACGCAGCAATATATTGATATGCTGGTGGAGCTTAGAAAAGCAAAAGGAATGACAGAAGAGATGGCACGTGATCTTTTGCTGCATGAATATATGTATTTTGCCTGTATGATGGTAAAAGCAGGCGATGCAGACGGTGTAGTTTCCGGCGCCTGCCATTCGACAGCCAATACATTAAAGCCCTCTCTGCAGATTATTAAGACAGCACCGGGAACCAAGCTGGTTTCCTCCTTCTTTATTATGGTTGTTCCCAACTGCGAGCTGGGAGCTAATGGAATTTTTGTGTTCAGCGATTGCGGATTGGTGCAGAATCCGAATCCGGAGGAGCTTGCTGCAATTGGAGCTTCTTCTGCAGAATCCTTCAAAATGCTTGTGCAGGAAGAGCCCAAAGTGGCGATGCTTTCTCATTCAACTAAGGGCAGCGCTAAGCATGCAGATGTGGATAAGGTTGTAGAAGCGACTCGGATTGCCAAAGAGCAGAATCCGGATTTGAAGCTTGACGGAGAAATGCAGCTGGATGCTGCTATTGTTGAAAGCGTAGGCTCTTCCAAGGCACCCGATAGCGAGGTGGCTGGACATGCAAACGTACTGGTATTTCCTGATCTGGATGCAGGCAATATTGGATATAAGCTGGTACAGCGTCTGGCAAAGGCTGAGGCATATGGTCCTATTACTCAAGGGATTGCAGCACCGATCAATGATCTTTCTCGCGGATGCTCTGCAGAGGATATTGTAGGCGTAGTAGCCATTACAGCCGTACAGGCGCAGAATCAATAAGCATAAGAGGAGATAGAAGAAATGGCAAAGGTATTAGTCATTAATTGCGGAAGCTCATCCTTGAAGTATCAGCTCATTGATATGGAAAATGAAAGTGTACTGGCGAAAGGATTGTGCGAGCGCATCGGGATTGAAGGCTCCAAATTGACTCATAAGCCCACCGGAAAGGCGGTATATGAGGAAGAGAGCGAAATGAAAGATCATCAGGTTGCCGTGGAGAAGGTACTGAGCGCTCTGCAGCATCCGGAATACGGTGTTATCAAAAGCGTAGACGAGATTTCAGCAATTGGTCATCGCGTACTGCATGGCGGAACGATCTATAGTGATTCTATTGTTGTGGACGAGGATGTAAAGCGGGTTATCCGGGAATGCTTTGATTTGGGACCGCTGCATAATCCGGCTAATTTGATCGGTATCGAAGCGTGTGAAGCAGCAATGCCGGGCAAACCCAATGTAGCTGTATTTGATACGGCCTTTGGTATGTCTATGCCCGAAAAAGCCTACACCTATGCTATTCCGCATGAATATTATGAGAAATACGGGATCCGCCGTTATGGCTTCCATGGAACGAGTCATAAGTTTGTATCAGGAGAAGCACTTAAGTTTGCGGGATTGGATCCTGAAAAGGGAAAAGTGATTGTATGTCATCTGGGAAATGGATCAAGCGTTTCAGCCTCGATCGGCGGAAAATGCGTAGATACTAGCATGGGACTTACACCGCTGGAAGGTCTGATCATGGGAACCAGAAGCGGCGATTTGGATCCGGCAGTCGTACAGTTTATCTGCAACAAAGAAGGCATTGATGTGAATGAGATGCTTACGATTTTAAATAAAAAATCCGGTTTCCTAGGAATGACGAATGGCTTATCAAGTGATAACCGGGATATTACGCAAGCTGCTAAAGAAGGCAATCATTTGGCTCAGGTAGCAGTGGAAGCGACAAGATATCGTGTGGCGAAATATATCGGGGCTTATGCAGCGGCTATGAATGGTGTAGATGCGATTGTATTTACAGCAGGCATTGGCGAAAACGATTGGGAAGCCAGAGCCGGCATTTGTGAATATTTAGGATATCTAGGCGTAGAGCTGGATGAAGAAGCGAAAAAGGTAAGGGGCGAACGTATCGTTATGTCTACTCCCAATTCTAAAGTAAAGGTTCTTCTGATTCCGACCAATGAAGAGCTGGCTATTGCCAGAGAGACAAAGGAAATTGTAGGCTGTTAAATCATTAAATTTTTAGCTGCCAATAGTTGACAAAGGCCTTATGGACGTGTATAATAGGCAAAGTGACGAAAAGGAGGGTGGGCTATGTTATCGTTTCAGGTGCGGAACCTGTTACTAGATCCCAGCCTGCAGATTCCGGTGGATGCTGTATGGAAGCAAGAGAGTATTGCGGCGGCCGGCGAGGAAATCAAGTGTTTGGAGCCATGGAGGATTCAAGGACAGATTTCTAATGTTGGCGGAGCTGTTTTAGAGTTTTCTGGAACGGTAGATACTCAGATTGCGATGGCATGTGACCGTTGTATGAAGCCGGTGACGGTACCACTTCATATCGTCATAGAGCAGCGTTTTGCGAAAGACCAAGCTTCCGATGCGTCTGATCAGGAGGAGTGGGATATTCTTCCTATTGAGAATGATCGTATTGATTTGGATGAGACAATTCTTCATGAGGTGCAGCTTGGTGTTCCTATGAAGGTGTTGTGTAAAGAAGAGTGCAAAGGGCTGTGTCCAATTTGTGGGCAGGACCTAAACGAGGGCCAGTGTGATTGTGAAGATGAGAGCGGTGATCCCCGTTGGGAAGCGTTGAAAGGTCTATTTTCTGAATAGACGGGCACTAAGCCCAAGGATCATAATAATAGGAGGTGTAACCAATGGGTGCTATTGGACCGAAGAACAAAACTTCTAAGGCTCGTCGCGATAAGAGAAGAGCTAATTGGAAGTTATCTGTTCCCAGTTTAGCAAAATGCAGCAAGTGTGGCGCATTAATTATGCCTCATCGCATTTGTAAAGAATGTGGGACATATAATAAAAGACAGGTTATCCAAGTCGAAGAAGACTAAGCAGTTTTCAAAAAGGAATCATTATTTAATGATTCCTTTTTCATTTCATTCATGAAGGAATGGGGAGCTTGAAAGTGAGTTTGGAAAAAGTAAATTTTAAAGATTTTTTTAATTTCAAAAGCCTTTTTTTTATTGCATTGGGAAATATCATTTATGCGCTTGGCGTCATTTTCTTTATTTTGCCTAATGGCTTGATCACAGGCGGGACAACGGGCTTGGGATTATTTGTGCATCATCAATTTGGTATTTCAATTTCGGCTTTCGTAGCCGTTTTTAATATCACCATGTTCGTGCTGGGATTTTTCTTTCTGGGAGCTAATTTTGCGCTTTCTACTTTGCTCAGTACGGTTTTATATCCCCTCTTATTATCCGTATTTGAAACTGTGCTGGCCGGAACCGGAAAGATGACAGATGATCCGCTCTTAGCAGTGATTATGGCAGGCTTGATGATTGGTCTGGGGCTGGGTATGGTAATTAAAGTAGGTGCCTCTACGGGCGGAATGGATATTCCTCCGCTGATATTAAATAAAAAGTTAAAAATACCGGTTTCGGTCGGACTTTATTTCTTTGATTTTGCCGTACTGCTTACGCAGATTTTATTTTCTGACAGAGAAAATGTACTATATGGCATTCTGTTAGTTTTCATCTATACCGTTGTACTTGATAAAGTGCTCCTGATGGGAGAAAAACAAATGCAGGTGAAAATCATCAGCGAGAGATATCAGGAGATCAATGCGGCAATTTTAAAACAGCTCAACCGAGGAAGTACGCTTCTAGAAGCAGAAACTGGCTATACCAAAAAGGAAAGCTATGTGGTGCTCTCTGTGGTATCCAAGCGTGAATTAAATCAGCTGCAAAAAATCGTAAATGAATTAGATGAAACAGCATTTATGATTGTCAATCAGGTCAATGAAGTGCGCGGGAGGGGCTTTTCTTTGGAAAAGCAATATAAATAGTGCTGAATTTGACCATCACCTTACGTGAGGATATCAAAATTCCCTTATATGAACAGCTTTACAGAGCCATTGTAGAGCAGATTCAAAACGGCCTTCTAACCGCCAATGAAAAGCTGCCCTCCAAACGATTTCTCTGTCAGCAGCTTGAGGTGAGCCACAGCACCGTCGAAACAGCATATGGTCTTTTATGCGCCGAGGGATATATCGAGGCCATTCCGCGAGTAGGCTATCGAGTTTTGCCGATCCTTCCGCTCAAACGTCTTGGAGCTCTGCAGATGGAAAGCATAAAAAATGAGCGTTTTCCGGCAGGGCCGGAACTGCTCACGTTTTCGACAGGAGCGGTGGATACTGAGATTTTTCCTTATGCATCTTGGGCTAAGATTTACAAAGAGGTTATTTATCAGAGTCCGGAGCTGCTGGAAAAAGGAGAGGCGCAGGGAGATCTGGTTTTTCGGGAAACGCTACAGCATTTTCTGCAGGAATATCGGGGAGTCAAGTGTACGCCGGATCAGATTGTAGTAGGGGCAGGGATGGAATATCTGCTGGATTTGGTTTTGAAGCTTTTTTCTGACGAGAGCCGAGTTGCGATTGAAGATCCGGGATATCGGACATTCTATCGCTTGGCAAGGGATCAGGGGAAAAGGGCGGTGCCCATTGTGCTGGATGAGCAGGGGATGCAAATGGAGCCGCTCTATGCGTCTGGAGCCAGGCTGGCCTATGTAACGCCCTCGCATCAATTTCCAATGGGAATCATGATGCCGGCACGGCGGCGCAGTGAGCTGCTGGAATGGGCAAATCGATGCGATGGATATATCATAGAGGATGATTATGACAGCGAGTTTCGGTATCGTTCGCGTCCGATCCCGGCTATGCAGGGGATGGACCCAAATGGAAGAGTGATCTATATAGGAACATTCAGCAGGAGCATAGCGCCCTCGATCAGAGCCGCCTATCTAGTGCTGCCGAAGCCGCTTCTTAAGGTGTTTCGCGATCGGTTTGGCAGTCAGGCATCGACAATTTCCAGATTTGAGCAGCATGCGCTGGAACGATTCATCCGGCAGGGAATGTATGGGCGGCATTTGCGACGCTCTACGAATCTTTATAAAAAGCGTTTGCAGGATTTGAAGGAAGCGCTAAAGAAGATTCCGAACGGATATGTGAGCGGAGAAGAGGCAGGGCTGCATTTTCTTTTTCATCTGCCGGGTGTTGCAGAGCAAGCGTTGATTGAACGGGCAAAACGAAACGGGCTTTTGCTGCATGGTCTATCAGAGTATTGCTATCAGGCTGCTTATGAGGAAACGGTGCTGGTCATGGGATTTGCCGGACTCTCTGAAGAGAAAACGGAGCAGGCAATTGCGATGCTGCAAAAAGCATTAAAGGAGCTATAATAAAAATGTCCTTCGGAAATTTGATTCCGAAGGACATTTTTTAGTTTTATCAAGGCAGCATATTGCCGGCAGCAGTGTATAAGCGGTACCATTCTTCCCGAGTAAGAGGCAGCGAGGAGCCGGCGGCGACATCCTTCATGCGGCTCGGCTTGGTAGAACCGGCGATGACCTGAATGTTAGCGGGATGCCTTGTAATCCAAGCAGTTGCAATGGCGGTGTTGGAAACCTGATATTGATCGGCCAGCTGCTGGATGAGTGTGTTAAGCTTTTCGTATTTTTGATGGTTATTGAAAATGAGACCTTCAAAATAACCGTATTGATAGGGAGACCAAGCCTGAATGGTGATCTCATGCAGACGTGCATATTCAAGAAATTCGCCTGTGCGCTGCGTGCTTTGATCAATTGTCATGTTGGCAGCGAGACCAGCATCCACAAGAGGGGTATGGCCTAAACCAAACTGAAGCTGATTAAAGCATAGCTTAAACGGACAGTATTGCTGAAGGAGTTCAAGCTGCAAAGAATTTTGATTGGAAACACCAAAAAAGCGTACTTTGCCGGATTGGTGCAGATACGTGAAAGCTTCTGCGACTTCAGAGGGCTCCATCAGCGTATCAGGACGGTGCAGCAGTAGAACATCCAGATAATCTGTATTTAAACGCTGAAGGCTCTGATTGACACTGTTGATAATATGTTCTTTAGAAAAATCAAAAAAACCGGGGCGAATTCCGCATTTTGTTTGGATGATCATGGAGTCTCGTAGGGAAGAATGCAGATCCACTGCCTGACCAAATAGGGTTTCGCAGTGGCCCTTGCCGTAAATATCGGCATGATCAAAAAAGTTGATGCCAAGCTCTAAGTTTGTTTTAATAAGGCTTTCCAGTTCAGAAACTGAAAGACTGGAGATACGCATACAGCCCATAATGATATTAGAAGCGTGCAGGGATGTGCCGGGAATGGATAAATACTTCATAGGTTCCTCCTAAATGTAATGTTCTGCTATGCGTAGTATAGCATACTTGGAAAAATAAGCCAATAAATTTTAAAAAAGGAGTTGACATTGGAGGTCAAAAATGATATGCTACATTCAGCAGTTAGGATTAAATCCTAATAAGAACTAACTGACTTACAGGAAAAGAGGATATGAACAATGGCTAAATTTGTATGTAATGTATGTGGTTATATTTATGAAGGCGATGCTGCTCCGGAAAAATGCCCTCAGTGCAATGCACCGGCTAGCAAGTTTACTGAGCAAAAGGGAGAAATGGCTTGGGCTGCTGAGCATGTTGTGGGTGTTGCCCAGGGGGCAAGTGAAGACATCATGGCAGATCTGAGAGCCAATTTTACCGGCGAGTGCACAGAAGTAGGCATGTATTTGGCGATGGCTCGTGTAGCGCATCGTGAAGGATATCCTGAGATCGGCTTGTATTGGGAAAAGGCCGCTTATGAAGAGGCTGAGCATGCTGCTAAATTTGCAGAGCTGCTGGGAGAGGTTGTGACAGATAGCACTAAGAAAAACTTGCAGATGCGGGTAGAGGCTGAGAATGGTGCTACAGCTGGTAAGTTTGATTTAGCAAAGAGAGCGAAGGCTGCTAATCTGGATGCAATTCATGATACCGTTCATGAAATGGCACGTGATGAGGCAAGACACGGAAAAGCTTTCGAAGGACTGCTTAAGAGATACTTCGGTTAATTTAAAAGCGGATTATAGGGGCGTGCGCAAAAGGCACGCCCTTTGATTTTGCGTAAAAGGGCCTTTCGGTGGGAATTTGAAAGGTTGATTTAAAAATTTGAAAAAAACTATTGACAAAGATAAAATGATTTGATATACTAATACTCGCTTCGGTCAACAACAGTTGCAGAGCAAATGGCCCCGTGGTCAAGCGGCTAAGACGTCGCCCTCTCACGGCGAAAACCCGGGTTCGATTCCCGGCGGGGTCATTTATGGGCCTTTAGCTCAGTTGGTTAGAGCGTCCGGCTCATAACCGGATGGTCCCGGGTTCGAGTCCCTGAAGGCCCATTCTTAGAAGGTTAGACTCGAATTTCATGGCGGAGTAGCTCAGCTGGCTAGAGCACGCGGTTCATACCCGCGGTGTCAGGAGTTCAAGTCTCTTCTCCGCTACTATGCGCGAATGGCTCAGTGGTAGAGCATCGCCTTGCCAAGGCGAGGGTCGCGAGTTCGAATCTCGTTTCGCGCTCTGAAAAATAATCTCTGAAACCCTTTATTTAAGCGGTTTCAGAGATTTTGTTTTTTGTTATTTTTTCTAGCGAAATTTTAAAATCCCCATCAAATCCCCATCATTTTGTTTTTATGTACCAGGTCAGGCGCAAAATTTTATCAGTCATTCTAGGATGCTATATGAGAGCAACAGCGAGTTGCTTGATTTTTCTTAATATAGCCAGTATAGTATAAATATACTATTTGTGAGGTGATAAGTGGTTATGAAAACGAAGGATGTTATATTGGAACTTAGAACAAAAAATGGGTTATCTCAGGAAGAGCTTGCCGAAAGAGTTTATGTGACGCGGCAAGCAGTATCCCGCTGGGAAAATGGCGACACAATACCGAATACAGAAACCTTAAAATGTTTATCCAAGCTTTTTAATGTTTCGATCAACACACTTCTAGGCTCTCCGCGCAAGCTGATTTGTCAATGCTGCGGTATGCCGCTGGAGGATGCATCTATAAGCAAAGAAAAAGATGGCACATTTAATGAAGAGTATTGTAAATGGTGTTATACGGATGGAAAATTTGTTTATACAAGCCTTGAGGAACTAACAAATTTTTTGGTAGGGCATATGTCAAATGAAAATTGGCCGCCAGAGCAGGCGCGCACCTTTTTTGAGGCGCAGCTGCCTCAGCTTGGATATTGGAAGCAGAAAAAATGAATGTGTGCTGAGCTGGTAGCGCTTGGCCTTCTCCTGATCTGATCGTTCCTTCCGTACTACGCAGGCAACCCTTTTCTGTGGCATGTTATATTTGTATTTCCACCGCCAAGGGCGGAAATAGACGACTTAGCTGAACCTTTTATACCAACTCTGGCTGAAGAGGCAATCTATGGCTGAAAAAACTCAGCCATAGATTCAGTTACTGTCCATGTGTGGCTGAGTCCTTTCAGCCACACATGGCGGAAGACAGCAAAATAGCAGAAAATTTTACGCTATCTGGGAGATTTACGCCAGGCACGGCGCAAACCAAGTCATACATCACTGGCCCTGACGCAAATAAAATCATCTATCACTTAGCCCTGGCGCAGACTAAGTCATACATCACCGGCCCTAGCATAAGCAAAACCATCTATCATCTATTTCCATCAGCGGCTGAAAATCAGTAGAGCAACTCCAGAGTAATTCCAGAGTATAATGCACCGTAAATATTCATCTGTTAAATCTCAAATATGTATTTTTCATATGCATTGATCACGGTTGTATTTTCAAACATACGGCGGCGCTGGAATTTGGAGGAATAATTGGCATGCATATGACCATGCACCATATAAGCGGGCTTATATTTGTGCATGAGATTAGAAAAAGTA is from Lachnospiraceae bacterium and encodes:
- the pta gene encoding phosphate acetyltransferase, translated to MSTFLENVKARAKADKKTIVLPESMDRRTFEAAAVVLKEGIANLVIIGNSEEVEANSKGLDIAGATIIDPATYEKTQQYIDMLVELRKAKGMTEEMARDLLLHEYMYFACMMVKAGDADGVVSGACHSTANTLKPSLQIIKTAPGTKLVSSFFIMVVPNCELGANGIFVFSDCGLVQNPNPEELAAIGASSAESFKMLVQEEPKVAMLSHSTKGSAKHADVDKVVEATRIAKEQNPDLKLDGEMQLDAAIVESVGSSKAPDSEVAGHANVLVFPDLDAGNIGYKLVQRLAKAEAYGPITQGIAAPINDLSRGCSAEDIVGVVAITAVQAQNQ
- a CDS encoding acetate kinase, with protein sequence MAKVLVINCGSSSLKYQLIDMENESVLAKGLCERIGIEGSKLTHKPTGKAVYEEESEMKDHQVAVEKVLSALQHPEYGVIKSVDEISAIGHRVLHGGTIYSDSIVVDEDVKRVIRECFDLGPLHNPANLIGIEACEAAMPGKPNVAVFDTAFGMSMPEKAYTYAIPHEYYEKYGIRRYGFHGTSHKFVSGEALKFAGLDPEKGKVIVCHLGNGSSVSASIGGKCVDTSMGLTPLEGLIMGTRSGDLDPAVVQFICNKEGIDVNEMLTILNKKSGFLGMTNGLSSDNRDITQAAKEGNHLAQVAVEATRYRVAKYIGAYAAAMNGVDAIVFTAGIGENDWEARAGICEYLGYLGVELDEEAKKVRGERIVMSTPNSKVKVLLIPTNEELAIARETKEIVGC
- a CDS encoding DUF177 domain-containing protein, with the protein product MLSFQVRNLLLDPSLQIPVDAVWKQESIAAAGEEIKCLEPWRIQGQISNVGGAVLEFSGTVDTQIAMACDRCMKPVTVPLHIVIEQRFAKDQASDASDQEEWDILPIENDRIDLDETILHEVQLGVPMKVLCKEECKGLCPICGQDLNEGQCDCEDESGDPRWEALKGLFSE
- the rpmF gene encoding 50S ribosomal protein L32 yields the protein MGAIGPKNKTSKARRDKRRANWKLSVPSLAKCSKCGALIMPHRICKECGTYNKRQVIQVEED
- a CDS encoding YitT family protein, whose protein sequence is MGSLKVSLEKVNFKDFFNFKSLFFIALGNIIYALGVIFFILPNGLITGGTTGLGLFVHHQFGISISAFVAVFNITMFVLGFFFLGANFALSTLLSTVLYPLLLSVFETVLAGTGKMTDDPLLAVIMAGLMIGLGLGMVIKVGASTGGMDIPPLILNKKLKIPVSVGLYFFDFAVLLTQILFSDRENVLYGILLVFIYTVVLDKVLLMGEKQMQVKIISERYQEINAAILKQLNRGSTLLEAETGYTKKESYVVLSVVSKRELNQLQKIVNELDETAFMIVNQVNEVRGRGFSLEKQYK
- a CDS encoding PLP-dependent aminotransferase family protein, with product MLNLTITLREDIKIPLYEQLYRAIVEQIQNGLLTANEKLPSKRFLCQQLEVSHSTVETAYGLLCAEGYIEAIPRVGYRVLPILPLKRLGALQMESIKNERFPAGPELLTFSTGAVDTEIFPYASWAKIYKEVIYQSPELLEKGEAQGDLVFRETLQHFLQEYRGVKCTPDQIVVGAGMEYLLDLVLKLFSDESRVAIEDPGYRTFYRLARDQGKRAVPIVLDEQGMQMEPLYASGARLAYVTPSHQFPMGIMMPARRRSELLEWANRCDGYIIEDDYDSEFRYRSRPIPAMQGMDPNGRVIYIGTFSRSIAPSIRAAYLVLPKPLLKVFRDRFGSQASTISRFEQHALERFIRQGMYGRHLRRSTNLYKKRLQDLKEALKKIPNGYVSGEEAGLHFLFHLPGVAEQALIERAKRNGLLLHGLSEYCYQAAYEETVLVMGFAGLSEEKTEQAIAMLQKALKEL
- a CDS encoding aldo/keto reductase family oxidoreductase, yielding MKYLSIPGTSLHASNIIMGCMRISSLSVSELESLIKTNLELGINFFDHADIYGKGHCETLFGQAVDLHSSLRDSMIIQTKCGIRPGFFDFSKEHIINSVNQSLQRLNTDYLDVLLLHRPDTLMEPSEVAEAFTYLHQSGKVRFFGVSNQNSLQLELLQQYCPFKLCFNQLQFGLGHTPLVDAGLAANMTIDQSTQRTGEFLEYARLHEITIQAWSPYQYGYFEGLIFNNHQKYEKLNTLIQQLADQYQVSNTAIATAWITRHPANIQVIAGSTKPSRMKDVAAGSSLPLTREEWYRLYTAAGNMLP
- a CDS encoding NADH peroxidase translates to MAKFVCNVCGYIYEGDAAPEKCPQCNAPASKFTEQKGEMAWAAEHVVGVAQGASEDIMADLRANFTGECTEVGMYLAMARVAHREGYPEIGLYWEKAAYEEAEHAAKFAELLGEVVTDSTKKNLQMRVEAENGATAGKFDLAKRAKAANLDAIHDTVHEMARDEARHGKAFEGLLKRYFG
- a CDS encoding helix-turn-helix domain-containing protein, whose translation is MKTKDVILELRTKNGLSQEELAERVYVTRQAVSRWENGDTIPNTETLKCLSKLFNVSINTLLGSPRKLICQCCGMPLEDASISKEKDGTFNEEYCKWCYTDGKFVYTSLEELTNFLVGHMSNENWPPEQARTFFEAQLPQLGYWKQKK